In Rhodopirellula islandica, one DNA window encodes the following:
- a CDS encoding sigma-70 family RNA polymerase sigma factor, giving the protein MNPPRSDSTSSDTTTALVIASKRGDNEALGQLMLRYRGYLLMLAHRYLSDQLRRRIDPADLVQVTFLEAKRDLHAFRGESSGEFAGWLRGMLKNNVASAVAHHVMTQKRSTKKEVHAGGAGGDGSQPDNWIAQMPGAKTSPSGVAVRQEAVSAMMEALHELPETQAEAIRLRYMEGLSLKEIVDRMDKSETAVAGLLKRGLKKLRTILDTDSSPWWKT; this is encoded by the coding sequence TTGAACCCACCGCGATCTGATTCGACGTCTTCGGACACCACCACCGCTTTGGTGATCGCCTCCAAAAGAGGCGACAACGAAGCGTTGGGGCAATTGATGTTGCGCTACCGGGGATACCTGTTGATGCTGGCTCATCGCTATCTCAGCGATCAATTGCGTCGACGCATTGATCCGGCCGATTTGGTGCAGGTCACGTTCTTGGAAGCGAAACGCGACCTGCATGCGTTTCGAGGCGAATCCTCGGGCGAGTTCGCGGGCTGGTTGCGAGGCATGCTGAAAAACAATGTTGCTTCCGCGGTCGCTCACCACGTGATGACCCAGAAGCGTTCGACAAAGAAAGAAGTGCACGCTGGAGGAGCAGGTGGCGATGGCAGCCAGCCCGACAACTGGATTGCGCAAATGCCTGGAGCCAAGACCAGCCCGAGCGGTGTGGCGGTTCGGCAAGAAGCGGTCAGTGCGATGATGGAAGCACTGCATGAGCTGCCCGAAACGCAGGCCGAAGCCATCCGACTGCGCTACATGGAAGGACTGTCGTTGAAAGAGATCGTCGATCGAATGGACAAAAGCGAGACCGCGGTCGCCGGTCTGCTCAAACGAGGTTTGAAGAAGCTTCGGACGATTTTGGACACCGACAGCAGTCCTTGGTGGAAGACCTGA
- a CDS encoding outer membrane protein assembly factor BamB family protein has product MLRRLRILPSFETARPILAKVKRIAATSLILGTTVLGTNLLAGDTDWPQWRGPARDGKAADQNLLATWPEDGPKLKWTFSTAGRGYSSTAIVDGKLFSMGSDEQNCYTICVDSKTGQSIWQVPVSRAGSGDDYNTGWGGGPRSTPTIDGDQVFVLSDVGVVSALRRQDGRKLWSVDLVADYGGGIPKWGYSESVLIDGDRVVVTPGGSNFMIALDRRTGKLLWQSKGVDAPSHYVSAMKGSLGGTNYYVTASSIGVVAFDCESGAKLFENPLSGNKVATIPTPLILGDHIYHTSDYGAGNVLLKLTSADGGINAEQIYHLDGKSMMNHHGGVVAVDGTIYGLTKASGGVWMAQDIESGDTLWQEKLRPNTSGSICFADGRLYCYNDKDGTVILLEPNPERWSPLGKLTIPRETDLPRGSGAIWAHPVVADQTLFIRDQNLIFAFDIAR; this is encoded by the coding sequence ATGCTTCGTCGACTTCGTATCCTGCCCTCATTCGAAACTGCTCGGCCGATCTTGGCAAAGGTAAAACGAATTGCAGCCACTTCGTTGATCCTCGGCACCACGGTGCTGGGAACCAACCTGCTGGCCGGTGACACCGATTGGCCACAATGGCGAGGTCCTGCCCGAGACGGCAAGGCAGCCGACCAAAATTTGCTTGCCACCTGGCCCGAGGACGGCCCCAAACTGAAGTGGACATTTTCCACCGCCGGACGTGGGTACAGCAGCACCGCGATTGTGGACGGCAAACTGTTCTCGATGGGCTCGGATGAGCAGAACTGCTATACGATTTGCGTCGACTCCAAAACCGGGCAATCGATCTGGCAAGTTCCCGTGTCGCGTGCCGGCAGCGGCGACGACTACAACACGGGTTGGGGTGGCGGACCACGCAGCACCCCGACCATCGATGGCGATCAGGTCTTCGTGTTGTCCGACGTGGGTGTCGTCTCGGCCCTGCGACGCCAAGACGGACGCAAGCTTTGGTCCGTCGACTTGGTCGCCGACTACGGCGGTGGGATTCCCAAGTGGGGATACAGCGAGTCGGTGTTGATCGATGGCGATCGCGTCGTCGTCACACCGGGCGGCAGCAATTTCATGATTGCTTTGGATCGTCGCACCGGGAAATTGCTGTGGCAATCCAAGGGCGTCGACGCGCCCTCACACTACGTGTCCGCCATGAAGGGTTCCCTGGGCGGAACCAATTACTACGTCACCGCCAGCAGCATTGGTGTGGTTGCGTTTGATTGTGAGTCCGGTGCAAAGCTGTTTGAGAACCCTTTGTCAGGAAACAAAGTCGCCACCATTCCGACGCCACTGATTCTCGGTGACCACATCTATCACACCAGCGACTACGGCGCCGGCAACGTGTTGTTGAAGTTGACTTCTGCCGATGGTGGAATCAACGCCGAACAGATCTATCATCTCGACGGAAAGTCGATGATGAATCACCACGGCGGCGTGGTGGCGGTGGACGGCACGATCTACGGACTCACCAAAGCCAGTGGTGGCGTTTGGATGGCACAGGACATCGAAAGCGGTGACACGCTTTGGCAAGAGAAACTGCGTCCCAACACGAGCGGTTCGATCTGTTTCGCCGATGGTCGTTTGTATTGCTACAACGATAAAGATGGCACGGTGATTCTGTTGGAACCCAATCCCGAACGTTGGTCACCACTGGGCAAGTTGACCATCCCTCGCGAAACAGATTTGCCTCGTGGAAGCGGTGCGATTTGGGCCCACCCCGTGGTGGCGGATCAGACGTTGTTCATTCGCGATCAAAACCTGATTTTCGCGTTTGACATCGCTCGCTGA
- a CDS encoding PQQ-dependent sugar dehydrogenase, with the protein MKKSWIQQLLLSGAATACLAAPPANAESPDAVAKQPTQASPTINLAEPPASLDVSPMPVEVVEAYPNLRISRPVIITGAGDGSGRLFVASQTGEVYFFDESDSEVSEPELFADFSDLVTYKDRENEEGFLGMAFHPQFKDNGLFYAYYTTSDKPHVSVLTEFSTVQGSDNQKGDPSSARELLRIEQPFWNHNGGTVAFGPDGFLYIALGDGGKANDPLQSAQDPSQLLGSVMRIDVDQREGDKPYGIPKDNPYVGQTDARPEIYAIGIRNIWRMAFDPKTDFLWAADVGQNEWEEINLIRRGGNYGWSLREANHKFTLNGNGSDARPDLIDPLIEYPHTDDWGKSVTGGAVYRGTQTPMLDGYYLYGDYVTGKIWALKYDAETSTVTENRPIAATGLPVFTFGQTDSGEVLVSTMMAGGRIYKFVAK; encoded by the coding sequence ATGAAGAAATCTTGGATTCAACAGCTGCTGCTCAGTGGAGCTGCGACGGCTTGCTTGGCCGCGCCACCCGCGAACGCTGAATCACCGGACGCGGTTGCCAAGCAACCCACCCAGGCTTCGCCCACGATCAACTTGGCCGAGCCTCCCGCATCGCTCGACGTCTCACCGATGCCCGTCGAAGTCGTGGAAGCCTACCCGAACCTTCGCATCAGTCGGCCGGTGATCATCACTGGTGCGGGTGATGGAAGCGGACGATTGTTCGTCGCCAGCCAAACCGGCGAAGTCTACTTCTTTGACGAAAGCGACAGCGAAGTCTCTGAGCCAGAACTGTTCGCCGACTTCAGCGATCTGGTCACGTACAAAGACCGCGAAAATGAAGAAGGCTTTTTGGGAATGGCGTTCCATCCCCAATTCAAAGACAACGGCCTGTTCTATGCCTACTACACCACGTCGGACAAACCGCACGTTTCGGTTCTGACCGAGTTCAGCACCGTCCAAGGCAGCGACAACCAAAAGGGTGATCCCTCGTCCGCTCGCGAATTGCTGCGGATTGAACAACCATTTTGGAATCACAACGGTGGCACCGTTGCGTTTGGCCCCGATGGTTTCTTGTACATCGCGTTGGGCGATGGCGGGAAAGCCAACGACCCACTGCAATCGGCCCAAGACCCAAGTCAGTTGCTCGGTTCGGTCATGCGAATCGACGTCGACCAACGCGAGGGCGACAAGCCGTACGGCATTCCCAAGGACAATCCTTACGTCGGTCAAACTGATGCCCGGCCTGAGATCTATGCGATCGGTATCCGCAACATTTGGCGGATGGCGTTCGATCCCAAGACCGACTTCCTGTGGGCCGCGGACGTCGGGCAGAACGAGTGGGAAGAAATCAACCTGATCCGCCGCGGTGGGAACTACGGATGGAGCCTGCGAGAAGCCAATCACAAGTTCACGCTCAATGGCAACGGTTCTGACGCTCGTCCCGATTTGATCGATCCGCTGATCGAGTATCCCCACACCGATGATTGGGGAAAATCAGTCACGGGTGGAGCCGTCTATCGCGGGACTCAAACACCGATGCTCGATGGTTATTACCTTTACGGCGACTATGTCACCGGAAAGATTTGGGCGTTGAAGTACGACGCAGAGACATCAACGGTCACCGAAAATCGCCCCATCGCGGCAACCGGATTGCCCGTCTTCACCTTCGGTCAAACGGACTCAGGCGAAGTCCTGGTGAGCACCATGATGGCCGGCGGACGAATCTACAAATTCGTCGCCAAGTGA
- a CDS encoding FKBP-type peptidyl-prolyl cis-trans isomerase, with protein sequence MTSPGNAQDDSAAKVDDQLGYFLGFTVGSSFVQQGFQSTDFTVEGMNQGLQDALSQKDPALSDEQLQEIQGKIQAMMQKRQAEKMAELQKQGVLNQEKSALWLKQNAKVEGIKELEGGLQYKVVKEGEGASPSAEDTVAVHYTGKLTNGEVFDSSVERGQPAKFPVGRVIQGWQLALQKMKVGSKWMLFIPPELAYGENGSPPKIGPNEVLVFEVELLEIL encoded by the coding sequence ATGACCTCCCCCGGCAACGCTCAAGATGATTCAGCGGCCAAGGTCGATGACCAACTTGGCTACTTCCTCGGATTCACTGTTGGCAGTTCTTTCGTTCAACAAGGTTTCCAATCCACTGACTTCACCGTCGAAGGAATGAACCAAGGTTTGCAGGACGCGTTGTCGCAAAAAGACCCCGCTCTGAGCGACGAACAGCTGCAAGAAATCCAAGGCAAAATTCAGGCCATGATGCAAAAGCGTCAGGCTGAAAAGATGGCCGAGCTGCAAAAACAAGGCGTGCTGAACCAAGAGAAGAGCGCGTTGTGGCTCAAGCAAAACGCCAAGGTCGAAGGCATCAAAGAACTCGAGGGTGGACTGCAATATAAAGTGGTCAAAGAAGGCGAAGGCGCCTCCCCATCGGCCGAAGACACGGTCGCGGTTCACTACACGGGCAAATTGACCAATGGCGAAGTCTTTGACAGCTCGGTCGAGCGTGGCCAGCCTGCCAAGTTCCCCGTCGGTCGCGTGATCCAAGGGTGGCAACTGGCGCTTCAAAAGATGAAGGTCGGATCGAAGTGGATGCTCTTCATTCCACCAGAATTGGCCTACGGCGAAAACGGTTCGCCACCCAAGATTGGACCCAACGAAGTGTTGGTCTTCGAAGTCGAGTTGCTCGAAATTTTGTAG
- a CDS encoding serine/threonine protein kinase, protein MPHLRLNDFELGAVLGVGTVGTVYDGKVRDDIEVHPAADEIRGQDLAIKKLHPAVSQDELIQARFRREMLILERLQHPNIIGYFGGGSEDGQLFYVMERVDGGTIKDLLETNGALAWPVVVDVARQVCSALQCAHNHGVIHRDLKPGNLFLTRDALVKLGDFGIARDQHSSDLTSQGLTVGTHAYMAPEQITGDEAISGKADLYALGCVLFEMLANRKVFAGENFAQLFEQHLRTKAPTIASLVPDVPAELSQVIAECLEKQPDDRPFNARSVQGVMIEIGEKYDLSAHPQQSPPTAGDSHAENHPADVSADSVTEKGRRLLEEQIHFRLGGTNREPVSLAKISVIVVALIVLVVLAVFLSGGS, encoded by the coding sequence ATGCCCCATCTTCGCCTGAATGATTTTGAACTGGGCGCGGTTCTTGGAGTGGGCACGGTCGGCACGGTTTACGACGGGAAAGTTCGCGACGACATCGAAGTCCATCCTGCCGCTGATGAAATTCGCGGCCAGGATTTGGCCATCAAAAAGCTGCACCCGGCCGTCTCCCAAGACGAGCTGATCCAAGCCCGTTTCCGTCGCGAAATGTTGATTTTGGAGCGTTTGCAGCATCCCAACATCATTGGGTACTTCGGTGGCGGTTCCGAAGACGGACAACTGTTCTATGTGATGGAACGCGTTGACGGCGGAACCATCAAAGACTTGCTGGAAACCAACGGAGCGTTGGCCTGGCCGGTGGTCGTCGATGTGGCTCGGCAAGTTTGCTCGGCACTTCAATGCGCCCACAACCACGGTGTGATTCACCGTGATCTCAAACCGGGCAATCTGTTTCTCACACGAGATGCACTCGTGAAATTGGGTGACTTTGGGATCGCTCGTGACCAGCATTCGTCGGACCTGACGTCGCAGGGTTTGACGGTCGGCACCCACGCTTACATGGCACCCGAACAGATCACTGGGGATGAAGCCATCAGCGGAAAGGCAGATTTGTATGCCCTCGGCTGCGTGCTGTTTGAAATGCTTGCCAATCGCAAAGTGTTTGCCGGCGAAAACTTTGCCCAACTGTTTGAACAGCATTTGCGGACGAAAGCCCCCACCATCGCTTCGCTGGTGCCAGATGTTCCTGCGGAACTGAGTCAAGTCATTGCCGAATGCTTGGAAAAGCAGCCCGATGATCGACCCTTCAACGCTCGATCCGTTCAAGGGGTGATGATTGAGATCGGTGAGAAATACGATCTGTCAGCTCATCCCCAACAATCCCCGCCCACCGCGGGTGATTCCCACGCTGAGAACCATCCTGCTGACGTCAGTGCCGACAGCGTGACCGAAAAAGGACGGCGGTTGTTGGAAGAGCAAATCCATTTCCGCTTGGGCGGAACAAATCGCGAGCCAGTCAGTTTGGCCAAGATCAGTGTCATCGTGGTGGCGCTCATTGTCCTCGTTGTGTTGGCGGTTTTTCTGTCGGGTGGTTCGTAA
- the rplU gene encoding 50S ribosomal protein L21: MYAIFVDGGRQYRVEPGMELDVDYRDIAAGENLKFETVLAVGAEDGLKLGAPTLDGVSISASVLGMSQDKKIYIQKFRRRKHSKKRTGHRQKNTRIRIEEIAGV; encoded by the coding sequence ATGTATGCCATCTTTGTCGACGGTGGACGCCAATACCGAGTCGAACCAGGAATGGAACTCGACGTCGATTACCGTGACATCGCTGCAGGAGAAAACCTGAAATTTGAAACCGTTTTGGCCGTTGGCGCTGAAGACGGTCTAAAATTGGGTGCTCCGACTCTGGACGGTGTTTCCATCAGTGCGTCGGTATTGGGCATGTCCCAAGACAAAAAGATCTACATTCAAAAGTTCCGTCGTCGCAAACACAGCAAAAAGCGAACGGGACACCGCCAAAAAAACACCCGCATCCGAATTGAAGAAATCGCGGGCGTATGA
- a CDS encoding 3-keto-disaccharide hydrolase yields MRLVSEFFGSLSFLQRNALPSRWMTLAIAGCCVLGDPSASVLHADEPNETGSNVSVQVFDTDAPGWRQLDGDDFVRVNGDDQTLVWEGTEALGSGQPIGVTRTKFEVKNFELVIQWKHLKPAGNSGVFAWVPMSALEGLPPNRLPNTGIEVQMLDLDYGRKYTESTGKPPTWFTSHGDIFAVGKSSMQPFPPLSPDGHRSFPSAETTHPHGEWNQYYVRGINGEIRLWVNGVEVSGGRSCSPDEGYLCLESEGSPIRFREIWLRELP; encoded by the coding sequence ATGCGGCTCGTTTCAGAATTTTTCGGTTCGCTTTCGTTTCTTCAACGAAACGCCCTGCCATCCAGGTGGATGACGTTGGCCATCGCTGGTTGCTGCGTGCTCGGTGATCCATCCGCGTCGGTGTTGCACGCGGATGAACCTAACGAAACGGGCTCGAACGTTTCGGTCCAAGTCTTTGACACCGACGCTCCCGGTTGGCGGCAATTGGACGGCGACGACTTTGTGCGAGTCAACGGCGACGATCAGACACTGGTCTGGGAAGGCACCGAAGCGCTCGGCAGCGGCCAGCCCATCGGCGTCACTCGAACCAAATTCGAAGTCAAAAACTTTGAGTTGGTCATTCAGTGGAAGCATCTCAAACCGGCCGGCAACTCTGGCGTGTTCGCTTGGGTGCCCATGTCGGCTTTGGAAGGCCTGCCGCCCAACCGTTTGCCCAACACTGGCATCGAGGTCCAGATGTTGGACCTCGACTACGGCCGCAAGTACACCGAATCGACCGGAAAACCACCCACTTGGTTCACCAGCCACGGCGACATTTTCGCGGTTGGAAAATCGTCGATGCAGCCGTTTCCTCCGCTGTCGCCCGACGGTCACCGAAGTTTTCCCTCGGCAGAGACCACCCATCCGCACGGAGAATGGAATCAATATTACGTCCGCGGGATCAACGGGGAGATCCGTCTGTGGGTCAATGGCGTGGAGGTTTCCGGCGGCCGAAGTTGCTCGCCCGATGAAGGCTACTTGTGTCTCGAATCCGAAGGCAGCCCGATTCGATTCCGCGAAATTTGGCTGCGTGAGCTCCCCTGA
- a CDS encoding SulP family inorganic anion transporter: MLNFFRQQTSSFKNDLLSGLTVALALVPEAIAFAFVAGVSPLIGLYSAFFIGLITAVVGGRPGMISGATGAMAVVVVALVADHGVEYLFPTVILCGVLQIIIGLLRLGKLIRMVPHPVMLGFVNGLAIVIGMAQLGSFKTLSESGTLVYLNGLPLFAMLALVGLTMAIIWLLPKVTTAIPASLAAILSITLIAVAVNESQRTETGDNLLATVGDMLRTNTIAAETKAAKEAMAAEEAEAALHAQQFNPLTAADGSNTLISAVVAQDGPSIKDSFAAATDTPDIEMPPADPAAEASSDSDSGISGGLPMPFWMEFDMVPFNWATLKIIFPFAIVLCGVGLIESLMTLSLIDEITETRGQGNRECIGQGTANMVCGLFGGMGGCAMIGQSLINVNSGGRGRLSGITAAICLLLFVLFLAPWIEQIPMAALVGVMFMVVIGTFEWASLKMLRRMPRSDMFVMILVAGYTVFMHDLASAVILGVIVSALVFAWQHATHIGVDVKINEFGSKIYQLHGPVFFASVSSFKEMFNVAEDPDDVVIDFYYSRVYDQSGLEAINGLAEKYQAAGKRLHLTHLSEECRSLLNQAGDLVEVNVSEDPHYHVATDRLA; encoded by the coding sequence ATGCTGAACTTTTTCCGTCAACAAACCAGTTCCTTTAAAAACGACCTGCTCTCTGGCCTGACCGTCGCTCTCGCGCTGGTTCCCGAAGCGATCGCGTTTGCGTTCGTCGCGGGTGTGTCGCCTTTGATCGGTTTGTACTCAGCCTTCTTCATCGGGTTGATCACCGCCGTCGTCGGTGGCCGACCGGGCATGATTTCCGGTGCGACCGGAGCCATGGCGGTGGTCGTTGTCGCTCTGGTGGCCGATCACGGCGTCGAATACCTGTTCCCAACCGTGATCCTGTGCGGTGTGTTGCAAATCATCATTGGCTTGCTGCGGTTAGGAAAACTGATCCGCATGGTGCCTCACCCCGTGATGCTGGGGTTCGTCAATGGATTGGCGATCGTCATCGGGATGGCTCAGTTGGGCAGTTTCAAAACGCTTTCTGAATCGGGAACCTTGGTCTACCTGAATGGGTTGCCTTTGTTCGCCATGCTGGCGTTGGTTGGTTTGACGATGGCAATCATCTGGTTGTTGCCCAAAGTCACGACAGCGATTCCTGCCTCCTTGGCAGCGATTCTGAGCATCACGTTGATCGCAGTCGCGGTGAACGAATCGCAACGGACCGAGACCGGCGACAATTTGCTTGCCACCGTCGGCGACATGCTACGAACCAACACGATCGCGGCGGAAACCAAAGCAGCCAAGGAAGCGATGGCGGCCGAGGAAGCCGAAGCAGCCCTGCACGCTCAACAATTCAATCCGCTCACGGCAGCCGATGGTTCCAACACTTTGATCAGTGCGGTTGTCGCTCAAGACGGCCCTTCGATCAAAGATTCCTTTGCGGCAGCAACCGACACGCCAGACATCGAAATGCCACCGGCGGATCCGGCTGCCGAAGCATCTTCCGACTCGGATTCCGGCATCAGTGGCGGTTTGCCAATGCCGTTCTGGATGGAATTTGACATGGTTCCTTTCAACTGGGCCACGCTGAAAATCATCTTCCCATTCGCAATTGTGCTTTGCGGCGTGGGACTGATCGAGTCTCTGATGACGTTGTCCTTGATCGACGAAATCACGGAAACTCGCGGACAAGGCAACCGCGAATGCATCGGACAAGGCACCGCCAACATGGTGTGTGGGTTGTTCGGCGGCATGGGCGGTTGTGCCATGATCGGCCAGTCACTGATCAACGTGAACTCGGGCGGTCGTGGTCGACTCTCGGGGATCACCGCCGCGATCTGCCTGTTGTTGTTCGTGTTGTTCTTGGCACCCTGGATTGAACAAATTCCGATGGCGGCTTTGGTCGGCGTCATGTTCATGGTGGTGATTGGAACGTTCGAATGGGCGTCGCTGAAGATGCTTCGCCGTATGCCTCGCAGTGACATGTTTGTGATGATCTTGGTGGCTGGTTACACCGTGTTCATGCACGATTTGGCATCCGCTGTGATCTTGGGTGTGATCGTCTCGGCCTTGGTCTTCGCTTGGCAACACGCCACGCACATCGGCGTGGATGTCAAAATCAACGAGTTCGGTAGCAAGATCTATCAGCTGCACGGCCCCGTGTTCTTCGCTTCCGTGTCGTCGTTCAAAGAAATGTTCAACGTTGCCGAAGACCCCGACGACGTGGTGATCGATTTCTACTACAGCCGCGTCTACGACCAATCGGGCTTGGAAGCCATCAATGGGCTGGCGGAGAAGTATCAAGCCGCTGGCAAACGTTTGCACCTGACTCACCTCAGCGAAGAATGTCGTTCGTTGTTGAATCAAGCCGGTGACTTGGTCGAAGTCAATGTTTCCGAAGACCCGCACTATCACGTGGCAACCGACCGCTTG